In Lusitaniella coriacea LEGE 07157, a single window of DNA contains:
- a CDS encoding argininosuccinate synthase translates to MGRARKVVLAYSGGVDTSVCIPYLKKEWGVEEVITLAADLGQGDELGPIKEKALKSGASISLVTDGKADFVKDYAFPAIKANALYENRYPLSTALARPLIAKMLVDAAAEHGADAVAHGCTGKGNDQVRFDVAIMALNPNLKVLAPAREWGMSREDAIAYGEKFGIPSPVKKSSPYSIDRNLLGRSIEAGPLEDPMTEPPEEVFVMTRAIADTPDEPEYVEIGFTQGIPTSLNAQALDPISLITQLNEIVGKHGVGRIDMIENRVVGIKSREIYETPALLVLIHAHRDLESLTLTADVTQYKRGIEETYSQLIYKGLWFSPLKAALDAFVNQTQERVTGTVRVKLFKGNANIVGRKSENSIYTPELATYTSDDQFDHKAAEGFIYIWGLPTRIWAEKTK, encoded by the coding sequence ATGGGTCGCGCACGTAAAGTCGTTTTAGCCTATTCCGGCGGAGTGGATACCTCCGTTTGCATTCCTTATCTCAAGAAAGAGTGGGGTGTTGAAGAAGTAATTACCTTGGCGGCGGATCTCGGTCAAGGAGACGAATTGGGCCCAATCAAAGAAAAAGCCCTCAAGTCTGGTGCGAGTATTTCCTTGGTGACGGATGGGAAAGCTGATTTTGTGAAAGATTATGCGTTTCCGGCGATTAAGGCGAATGCACTCTATGAAAATCGCTACCCTCTTTCCACGGCGTTAGCCCGTCCGTTGATTGCAAAGATGCTGGTCGATGCAGCCGCCGAACATGGTGCGGATGCCGTGGCACACGGTTGTACGGGGAAAGGAAACGATCAAGTGCGTTTTGATGTGGCGATTATGGCACTCAATCCAAACCTTAAAGTGCTTGCGCCTGCTAGGGAATGGGGGATGAGTCGGGAGGACGCGATCGCGTACGGGGAAAAATTTGGAATTCCTTCTCCAGTGAAAAAGTCCTCACCTTACAGTATCGATCGTAACCTACTCGGTCGCAGTATTGAAGCAGGGCCCCTTGAAGATCCCATGACCGAACCGCCTGAAGAGGTTTTTGTCATGACCCGCGCGATCGCGGACACCCCCGACGAACCGGAATATGTCGAAATTGGCTTTACCCAAGGAATTCCTACAAGCCTTAACGCTCAAGCCTTAGACCCCATTTCTCTCATCACGCAACTCAATGAAATTGTTGGCAAGCACGGAGTGGGACGCATTGACATGATTGAAAATCGCGTTGTGGGGATCAAATCGCGGGAAATCTACGAAACCCCCGCCCTATTGGTCTTAATCCACGCCCACCGCGACCTCGAAAGCCTCACCCTAACCGCAGACGTGACGCAATACAAACGCGGGATTGAAGAAACCTACAGTCAACTCATTTATAAAGGACTGTGGTTCAGCCCCCTCAAAGCCGCCCTTGATGCTTTCGTCAACCAAACTCAAGAACGAGTCACTGGAACCGTTCGGGTCAAACTGTTTAAAGGCAACGCCAACATTGTGGGACGCAAATCGGAAAACTCCATCTATACCCCCGAATTAGCAACCTACACCTCGGACGACCAGTTCGACCACAAAGCCGCAGAAGGCTTCATTTACATTTGGGGTTTACCCACTCGAATTTGGGCGGAAAAAACCAAATAA
- a CDS encoding Bax inhibitor-1/YccA family protein, translating into MANTTNFRKAIREAQGQALVGPNVIPNALPFLGGGLVLTALGTYGGLGVLTRNPGLFMTTFWVALIGNLALFFVARSVAEKGNNSTALPLLILYSLLTGYTLSGLVSLALGTQGVGIEGIGLAALGCGVTFIAARSIGSNLSEEDGLALAKTVQIGVIALVVVLIAQLGFALFGVYTPSWLEIAISGIGVVLFVGVSVVDFYILPRTYNDNQYLPAALSMYLTYINLFIFILRLLIAINGRD; encoded by the coding sequence ATGGCAAATACCACAAACTTTCGCAAAGCCATTCGCGAGGCGCAAGGTCAAGCCCTCGTGGGCCCCAATGTCATCCCCAATGCCCTACCCTTTCTTGGGGGGGGATTAGTCCTAACAGCCTTGGGAACCTATGGCGGTTTGGGAGTCCTTACCCGTAACCCCGGTTTATTTATGACCACCTTTTGGGTGGCATTGATTGGAAACCTCGCTCTCTTTTTCGTTGCCCGTAGCGTTGCAGAAAAAGGAAACAACAGTACAGCCTTACCTCTGTTGATTCTCTATAGCTTACTGACAGGCTATACCCTAAGCGGTTTGGTATCTCTCGCCCTCGGCACGCAAGGTGTGGGTATTGAGGGGATTGGTCTTGCTGCATTGGGTTGCGGTGTGACCTTTATTGCGGCTCGCAGTATTGGTTCAAATCTGTCAGAAGAAGATGGATTAGCACTTGCCAAAACCGTTCAAATTGGCGTAATCGCTCTGGTTGTCGTTCTCATCGCTCAACTCGGTTTCGCGCTTTTTGGGGTTTATACGCCAAGTTGGTTGGAGATTGCGATTTCTGGAATAGGGGTTGTTTTATTCGTAGGTGTATCGGTGGTTGATTTCTATATTCTGCCCCGTACCTACAACGACAATCAATATCTCCCGGCTGCTTTGTCGATGTATTTAACCTACATCAACTTGTTTATCTTTATTCTGCGTCTCTTGATTGCGATTAATGGTCGCGATTAG
- a CDS encoding replication restart DNA helicase PriA produces MKKIEQVRCPNCGNFAERIYHSKQSITQTQCPSCDYLMVSCSQTGKVVEAYAPGIAVSCV; encoded by the coding sequence ATGAAAAAGATAGAACAAGTTCGCTGCCCAAACTGCGGTAATTTTGCCGAACGCATTTACCACTCCAAGCAATCGATTACTCAAACACAATGCCCCAGTTGCGACTATTTGATGGTTAGTTGTTCGCAGACGGGGAAAGTTGTAGAAGCCTATGCTCCGGGTATTGCGGTTTCTTGTGTATAG